A genomic window from Solanum stenotomum isolate F172 chromosome 10, ASM1918654v1, whole genome shotgun sequence includes:
- the LOC125842903 gene encoding uncharacterized protein LOC125842903, which translates to MVFGKACHLTTELEHQVYWAIKKLNLDLELACKKIITQLHELEEFRLHAYENAKLYKEKIKKWHDKHIVSLPFKPGQLVLLFNSRLKLFPEKLRSKWSGPFEVVRMTQHGSVELRNKDKSSTFLVNGKRVKHYFGNDIDREKESLNLNDE; encoded by the coding sequence ATGGTGTTTGGAAAAGCATGTCACCTTACAACAGAATTGGAGCATCAAGTGTACTGGGCTATCAAGAAGTTGAATCTAGATCTTGAGTTGGCATGCAAGAAAATAATAACACAACTGCACGAGCTAGAGGAATTCAGGCTACACGCGTACGAAAATGCCAAgctgtacaaagagaagatcaagaagTGGCATGACAAGCATATTGTGTCACTCCCCTTTAAGCCTGGCCAATTGGTGCTACTATTCAATTCAAGACTGAAGTTGTTCCCTGAAAAACTTCGGTCTAAGTGGAGTGGGCCGTTTGAGGTGGTGAGAATGACCCAACATGGATCTGTGGAGCTAAGAAATAAGGATAAGAGCTCCACTTTTCTTGTAAATGGGAAAAGAGTGAAACACTACTTTGGGAATGACATTGATCGTGAGAAAGAATCGCTTAACTTAAATGACGAGTGA